From one [Ruminococcus] lactaris ATCC 29176 genomic stretch:
- a CDS encoding isoprenyl transferase: MNVPQHIAIILDGNGRWAKSKGMPRNYGHAQGSKNVERICEEAWRLGIKYLTVYAFSTENWSRPKNEVDALMTLLRNYMKTCLKTAAKNDMKIRVIGDIEPLDENIKSRIKELEEATVNNGGLNFTIALNYGSRDEITRAVKKIAEDCREGKINPDSITEKTVNDYLDTHDIPDPDLMIRTSGEQRLSNYLLWQLAYSEFYFTDVPWPAFTKEELIKAIEEYNHRHRRFGGVEEEK, from the coding sequence ATGAATGTACCACAGCATATTGCAATCATTTTAGACGGAAACGGGCGTTGGGCAAAATCCAAAGGAATGCCGAGAAACTACGGTCATGCCCAGGGAAGTAAAAATGTGGAACGGATCTGTGAGGAAGCATGGCGACTCGGAATCAAGTATCTGACAGTCTATGCGTTTTCTACAGAGAACTGGAGCCGGCCGAAAAATGAAGTAGATGCATTGATGACATTACTTCGCAATTATATGAAGACCTGTCTGAAGACAGCGGCAAAAAATGATATGAAGATCCGGGTGATCGGGGATATTGAGCCACTGGATGAAAATATTAAAAGCCGTATCAAAGAGCTGGAAGAGGCAACAGTCAATAACGGAGGCTTAAATTTTACGATTGCTTTGAATTATGGAAGCAGGGATGAGATCACCAGGGCTGTTAAGAAGATTGCAGAGGATTGCAGGGAAGGGAAAATAAATCCTGATTCGATTACAGAGAAGACAGTGAACGATTATCTGGATACGCATGATATCCCGGATCCGGATCTGATGATCCGTACAAGCGGGGAGCAGAGACTGTCCAATTATCTGCTCTGGCAGCTTGCTTACTCAGAATTTTATTTTACAGATGTGCCATGGCCGGCATTTACGAAAGAAGAGCTGATAAAGGCAATCGAAGAATATAATCACCGGCACAGACGATTTGGTGGCGTTGAGGAGGAAAAATAA
- the dxr gene encoding 1-deoxy-D-xylulose-5-phosphate reductoisomerase: MKKIAVLGSTGSIGTQTLEIVRTNQDIKVTALAAGNNIELLEQQIREFSPKVVAVWKEERAKELKEKIRDLDVKVLCGMDGLLAVAAEPEAEILVTAIVGMIGILPTIEAIRAGKDIALANKETLVTAGHIIIPLAKKMGVSILPVDSEHSAIFQSLQGGQEKALHKILLTASGGPFRGKKREELQNIRVEDALKHPNWAMGRKITIDSSTMVNKGLEVIEAKWLFGVDVDQIQVVVQPQSIIHSMVEYKDGAVIAQLGTPDMKLPIQYALYYPERRFLPGDRLDFAALSQITFEKPDMETFYGLKLAYEAGRTGGSLPTVLNAANERAVAMFLDRKIKYLQIPEIIQACMEAHKNIPSPTVEEILKTEQATYEFIKNRW; encoded by the coding sequence ATGAAAAAAATAGCAGTTTTGGGTTCTACGGGTTCGATTGGAACGCAGACACTGGAAATTGTCAGAACAAATCAGGATATCAAAGTAACGGCACTGGCTGCCGGAAATAATATAGAACTTTTAGAACAGCAGATCCGGGAGTTCTCTCCGAAGGTTGTTGCGGTGTGGAAAGAGGAGCGGGCAAAGGAACTGAAAGAAAAGATCCGGGATCTGGATGTGAAAGTACTCTGTGGAATGGACGGATTGCTTGCGGTGGCAGCAGAACCTGAAGCGGAGATCCTTGTCACTGCGATCGTCGGAATGATCGGAATCCTCCCGACGATTGAGGCAATCCGGGCAGGAAAGGATATTGCACTTGCGAATAAAGAAACTTTAGTTACGGCAGGGCATATCATTATACCGCTTGCAAAGAAAATGGGCGTTTCCATTCTTCCGGTGGACAGTGAACATAGTGCCATTTTCCAGTCTCTGCAGGGGGGACAGGAGAAAGCATTGCATAAGATCCTGTTGACTGCCTCAGGTGGCCCGTTCAGAGGAAAAAAGAGAGAAGAACTTCAGAATATCCGGGTAGAAGATGCCCTGAAGCATCCGAACTGGGCAATGGGGCGAAAAATCACGATCGATTCTTCCACCATGGTGAATAAAGGGCTGGAAGTGATTGAGGCAAAGTGGCTGTTCGGAGTGGACGTGGATCAGATCCAGGTAGTCGTACAGCCACAGAGTATCATTCATTCTATGGTGGAATACAAAGATGGTGCGGTGATCGCACAGCTTGGCACACCGGATATGAAGCTCCCGATCCAGTATGCACTGTATTATCCTGAGAGAAGATTTCTTCCGGGAGACAGACTGGATTTTGCCGCTTTAAGTCAGATCACATTTGAGAAACCGGATATGGAGACATTTTACGGACTGAAACTGGCTTATGAAGCCGGAAGGACAGGAGGTTCTCTCCCGACTGTTCTGAATGCTGCAAATGAACGGGCAGTTGCCATGTTCTTAGACAGAAAGATCAAATACCTGCAGATCCCGGAGATCATTCAGGCATGCATGGAAGCTCATAAAAATATTCCGTCCCCTACAGTAGAAGAAATACTAAAGACGGAACAGGCAACATATGAATTTATTAAAAACAGGTGGTAA
- the frr gene encoding ribosome recycling factor, with the protein MNEKIAAYDVKMTKTINNLDGELATIRAGRANPHVLDKIAVDYYGSPTPIQQVANVSVPEARMIQIQPWEKSMLKAIEKAILTSDIGINPTNDGTSIRLVFPELTEDRRKELAKDVKKKGEEAKVAVRNIRRDGNVAFKKLKGTEISEDEIKDLEDELQKITDKYIAQVDKMVEAKSKEIMTV; encoded by the coding sequence ATGAATGAAAAAATTGCAGCATATGACGTAAAGATGACAAAGACGATCAATAATCTGGATGGCGAACTTGCTACGATCCGTGCAGGACGTGCCAATCCTCATGTATTAGATAAGATTGCCGTAGACTATTATGGTTCACCGACTCCGATCCAGCAGGTGGCAAATGTCTCTGTGCCGGAAGCACGTATGATCCAGATTCAGCCATGGGAAAAAAGCATGCTGAAAGCTATCGAGAAGGCAATCCTTACTTCTGATATCGGAATCAACCCGACAAATGATGGAACTTCGATCCGTCTGGTATTCCCTGAGCTGACAGAGGATCGCAGAAAAGAGCTTGCAAAGGATGTAAAGAAAAAAGGGGAAGAAGCAAAGGTTGCAGTCCGCAATATCCGTCGTGACGGAAATGTGGCATTTAAGAAGCTGAAAGGAACGGAAATTTCAGAAGATGAGATCAAGGATCTGGAAGACGAGCTTCAGAAGATCACCGATAAGTATATTGCACAGGTGGACAAGATGGTCGAGGCAAAATCCAAAGAGATCATGACGGTTTAA
- a CDS encoding ECF transporter S component, protein MKTKKHDTRWLVSVALMAAIIIVLANTPLGMIQLPVIKATTVHIPVILGAILLGPSAGAILGGVFGICSVVSNTMTPTLLSFAFSPFMSTTGIPGAFKALWVAVGCRILLGVAAGWLWILFRKVKVNEVIALPIVGFAGSIFHTIIVMGSIYVLFAQQYAEAKEVAISAVFGLVMGTVMASGIPEAIAAAILVLAIGKVLVVVFRKMNLSAAGK, encoded by the coding sequence ATGAAGACGAAAAAGCATGATACTCGTTGGTTGGTCAGTGTTGCACTTATGGCAGCAATCATCATTGTCCTTGCGAATACTCCGCTGGGCATGATTCAGCTTCCGGTGATCAAGGCAACAACAGTCCATATTCCGGTCATCCTTGGAGCAATCCTTTTAGGACCATCTGCCGGAGCAATTCTCGGAGGTGTATTCGGTATCTGTTCGGTTGTCAGTAATACGATGACACCGACTCTTTTATCCTTTGCATTTTCACCGTTTATGAGTACAACCGGTATTCCGGGAGCATTCAAGGCATTATGGGTGGCGGTTGGATGCCGGATCTTACTTGGTGTCGCAGCCGGATGGTTGTGGATCTTATTCAGAAAGGTAAAGGTGAATGAAGTGATCGCACTTCCGATTGTTGGATTTGCAGGGTCTATTTTTCATACGATCATCGTAATGGGAAGTATTTACGTCTTATTTGCACAGCAGTATGCCGAGGCAAAAGAAGTAGCGATCAGTGCCGTATTTGGTCTGGTGATGGGAACGGTAATGGCATCGGGGATTCCTGAAGCAATCGCGGCAGCGATCCTGGTACTTGCCATCGGTAAAGTACTGGTAGTTGTATTTAGAAAGATGAATCTGAGTGCAGCGGGAAAATAA
- a CDS encoding CidA/LrgA family protein → MKILKQFGVIFGVCWISLVIEHYLPFSFPASVIGMVLLLICLLTGFLKIEHVQEKADFLLSNMAFFFVPAGVSIINYFDELKSTAVQLIIICIISTVVTFAVTAYSVMLTVRLMKKWKDRRKKA, encoded by the coding sequence ATGAAAATTTTGAAGCAGTTCGGGGTTATTTTTGGCGTCTGCTGGATCAGCCTGGTGATCGAGCATTATCTGCCATTTTCGTTTCCGGCAAGCGTGATCGGGATGGTTCTTTTACTGATCTGTCTGCTGACCGGATTTTTAAAGATCGAGCATGTACAGGAGAAAGCAGATTTTCTGCTGAGTAATATGGCATTCTTTTTTGTACCTGCGGGAGTAAGCATCATCAATTATTTCGATGAACTGAAAAGCACGGCAGTTCAACTGATTATTATCTGCATTATTTCGACTGTTGTGACATTTGCAGTGACAGCTTACAGTGTCATGCTTACAGTACGTCTGATGAAAAAGTGGAAAGACAGGAGGAAAAAAGCATGA
- the pdaA gene encoding delta-lactam-biosynthetic de-N-acetylase, which yields MKPSFSSRLKNFLQGAFSPVRLGLLLLIASYFAGTGIGWLSRHPSFFSFFPWNMESSVSSPADTSSTDTSSTDTPVSTGLTSLSCAIPSLTAPSEGNWGLSFQQDGQLPTGNATIESLKKYDAYYAKDTDEKVIFLTFDAGYENGNTPAILDALKKHQVKATFFVVGTYIESEPELIQRMTDEGHTVGNHTWHHPDMSKIASLDTFGKELEDVETAYKNVTGKEMTKYYRPPQGKYSESNLQMAKELGYKSFFWSLAYVDWYQNQQPSKEEAFEKLLNRIHPGALVLLHSTSATNAQILDELLTRWEEMGYQILPLQDLVKS from the coding sequence ATGAAACCTTCTTTTTCTTCAAGACTCAAAAATTTTTTGCAAGGTGCTTTTTCTCCTGTCAGACTTGGACTTCTCCTTCTCATTGCTTCCTATTTTGCCGGAACAGGAATCGGCTGGCTTTCCCGCCATCCGTCTTTTTTCTCCTTCTTTCCATGGAATATGGAGTCCTCCGTTTCTTCCCCGGCCGATACTTCTTCAACCGATACTTCCTCGACTGATACTCCGGTCAGTACCGGCCTGACTTCTTTAAGCTGTGCCATTCCCTCCCTGACTGCACCTTCCGAGGGAAACTGGGGACTTAGTTTTCAGCAAGACGGACAGCTTCCCACCGGAAATGCCACCATTGAATCTCTCAAAAAATATGACGCATACTATGCAAAAGATACGGATGAAAAAGTTATTTTCCTGACTTTTGACGCAGGGTATGAAAATGGAAATACACCCGCCATCTTAGATGCACTCAAAAAGCATCAGGTCAAAGCGACCTTTTTTGTTGTCGGCACTTACATAGAATCCGAACCGGAACTCATCCAGCGTATGACAGACGAAGGGCATACCGTTGGAAACCATACCTGGCATCATCCAGATATGTCAAAGATCGCCTCGCTTGATACATTCGGGAAAGAGCTGGAGGATGTAGAAACTGCCTATAAAAATGTAACCGGAAAAGAAATGACGAAATACTACCGTCCTCCACAGGGAAAATACAGTGAATCCAATCTGCAGATGGCAAAAGAACTTGGCTATAAAAGCTTTTTCTGGAGTCTCGCCTATGTAGACTGGTATCAGAATCAACAGCCTTCCAAAGAAGAAGCTTTTGAAAAACTGCTGAACCGGATTCATCCCGGAGCATTGGTTCTTCTCCACAGCACCTCTGCAACCAATGCACAGATCCTCGATGAACTTCTGACCCGATGGGAAGAAATGGGGTATCAGATTCTTCCACTTCAGGATCTTGTAAAATCTTAA
- the aroB gene encoding 3-dehydroquinate synthase has translation MELTVNLGPDTYPIYIENGILPQTGSYIRKFFTGKKIMIISDDHVFPLYGKTVLDSLKDYECHSLVLPHGEPTKSFQTLPQIYSAMLDARLTRSDLVIALGGGVIGDLAGFAASSFLRGVRLVQIPTSLLAQVDSSVGGKVAVDLPQGKNLVGAFFHPKAVIIDPDVLNTLPQHFISDGMGEVIKYGCIKDKALFDTLVRHTSFEDLKPELTRIIARCVDIKRIVVEHDQFDTGERMLLNFGHTLAHTIEQYYNYERESHGEAVGIGMYQITRLAEEKGLTTTGCADAIKKALDIYWLPDHCDLPMSSLTDAIALDKKNLNNHLNLVLLHTIGDSYVRPDSLAFFDGAGQI, from the coding sequence ATGGAATTAACTGTAAATTTAGGACCGGATACTTATCCTATTTATATTGAAAACGGAATCCTGCCACAGACCGGAAGTTATATCCGTAAATTCTTCACTGGGAAGAAAATCATGATCATCTCAGATGATCATGTGTTTCCGCTTTATGGAAAGACTGTCCTGGATTCCCTGAAGGACTATGAATGCCATTCTCTTGTCCTTCCGCATGGTGAACCTACGAAAAGTTTTCAGACACTTCCGCAGATTTATTCTGCGATGCTGGATGCCAGACTTACCCGAAGTGACCTGGTCATTGCACTGGGAGGAGGCGTGATCGGTGACCTTGCCGGTTTCGCTGCTTCCAGTTTTCTCCGGGGCGTCAGGCTGGTTCAGATCCCGACTTCCCTTCTTGCCCAGGTAGACTCTTCTGTTGGTGGAAAAGTCGCAGTCGATCTGCCACAGGGGAAAAATCTTGTAGGTGCATTTTTTCATCCAAAAGCAGTCATTATTGACCCGGATGTGCTGAATACGCTCCCCCAGCATTTCATCAGTGACGGTATGGGCGAAGTCATTAAATACGGATGTATCAAAGATAAAGCTCTGTTCGATACTTTAGTCCGCCATACTTCTTTTGAAGACCTGAAGCCGGAACTGACCCGGATCATCGCACGCTGCGTTGATATTAAGCGGATTGTAGTAGAACATGACCAGTTTGATACCGGTGAACGGATGTTGTTGAACTTTGGTCATACACTGGCTCATACGATCGAGCAGTATTATAATTATGAAAGAGAAAGCCATGGGGAGGCAGTCGGAATCGGTATGTATCAGATTACCCGGCTTGCTGAAGAAAAGGGACTGACAACCACAGGTTGTGCCGATGCCATCAAAAAGGCTCTGGATATCTACTGGCTTCCAGATCATTGTGATCTGCCAATGTCGTCTCTTACAGATGCTATTGCTTTAGACAAAAAGAATTTAAATAATCATCTGAATCTGGTTCTTCTCCATACGATCGGTGACAGTTATGTCCGCCCTGACAGTCTTGCATTCTTTGATGGAGCAGGACAGATTTAG
- the pyrH gene encoding UMP kinase, with translation MKRVLLKLSGEALAGEKKTGFDEATCIGVAKQVKQLVDEGIQVAIVTGGGNFWRGRTSETIDRTKADQIGMLATVMNCIYVSDIFRHVGMKTEVFTPFVCGAFTSLFSKDAATAALEEGKVIFFAGGTGHPYFSTDTGAVLRAIEIEADAMLLAKAIDGIYDSDPKTNPAAVKYDEITIQDVIDQKLAAVDLTASILCLENKMPMLVFGLNEENSIVNTMQGKFTGTKVTV, from the coding sequence ATGAAAAGAGTATTGTTAAAGTTAAGCGGAGAGGCTCTTGCAGGAGAAAAGAAGACCGGATTTGACGAGGCAACGTGTATCGGTGTTGCAAAGCAGGTAAAGCAGCTTGTTGATGAGGGAATCCAGGTAGCGATCGTGACCGGCGGAGGTAACTTCTGGAGAGGAAGAACCAGTGAGACGATCGACCGTACAAAAGCAGATCAGATCGGAATGCTGGCGACAGTGATGAACTGTATCTATGTATCGGATATTTTCCGTCACGTAGGAATGAAGACCGAAGTATTTACACCGTTTGTATGTGGTGCTTTTACTTCTCTGTTTTCCAAGGATGCAGCAACTGCAGCACTGGAAGAGGGAAAAGTGATCTTCTTTGCAGGCGGAACAGGACATCCGTATTTCTCTACAGATACAGGAGCAGTACTTCGTGCCATCGAGATCGAGGCAGATGCAATGCTTCTTGCAAAGGCAATCGACGGTATTTATGACAGTGATCCGAAGACGAATCCTGCGGCAGTGAAATATGACGAGATTACGATTCAGGATGTGATCGATCAGAAGCTGGCAGCAGTGGATCTGACAGCATCCATTCTCTGTCTTGAAAATAAGATGCCGATGCTGGTATTCGGACTGAATGAAGAGAACAGTATCGTGAATACCATGCAGGGCAAGTTTACAGGAACAAAAGTAACAGTTTAG
- a CDS encoding Cof-type HAD-IIB family hydrolase, with the protein MDRAVLFFDIDGTVLSEITKEVPVSAINAMKAAQQAGHLLFINTGRTICSIPPEIRRLKFDGYLCGCGTYLTYQDEVLFSSSIEKKRGREILKKATECNLGVVAEGQEDVYYPERMSRFDGLESSRRYFHRRGMGMEQSIEKGDFIYDKIFLYEDERSDLKSFLEYTKGELEALDRGSHTYEVIQKGYTKATACRFIMEKFGINPKNAYVFGDSSNDLAMFQFVEHAVAMGNHDPVLDPYAEFVTKTVEEDGIAFAMEHYGLIEG; encoded by the coding sequence TTGGACAGAGCAGTATTATTTTTTGATATAGACGGAACCGTACTCAGCGAGATTACAAAGGAAGTTCCTGTCAGTGCGATCAATGCAATGAAAGCGGCACAGCAGGCAGGACATCTTCTTTTTATCAATACCGGCAGGACGATCTGCAGTATTCCGCCGGAGATCCGCAGACTGAAGTTTGACGGATATCTATGCGGATGCGGAACGTATCTTACTTATCAGGATGAAGTCCTTTTTTCAAGTTCAATCGAAAAAAAGCGTGGGAGGGAAATCCTGAAAAAAGCGACGGAGTGTAATTTGGGGGTAGTTGCAGAAGGGCAGGAAGATGTTTATTATCCTGAGAGGATGAGCCGGTTTGACGGACTGGAGAGTTCCAGAAGATATTTTCACCGAAGAGGAATGGGAATGGAGCAGTCCATTGAAAAGGGAGATTTTATTTATGATAAGATTTTCCTTTATGAGGATGAACGCAGCGATCTGAAGTCTTTTTTAGAGTATACCAAAGGAGAGCTGGAGGCACTGGACCGGGGCAGTCATACTTATGAAGTGATCCAGAAAGGTTATACGAAAGCAACGGCCTGCAGGTTTATTATGGAAAAGTTCGGGATTAATCCGAAAAATGCCTATGTTTTTGGTGACAGCAGCAATGATCTTGCCATGTTTCAGTTTGTGGAACATGCAGTTGCAATGGGGAACCATGATCCGGTACTGGATCCATATGCAGAGTTTGTAACGAAGACGGTGGAAGAGGATGGAATCGCCTTTGCAATGGAACATTATGGTCTGATTGAAGGATAG
- a CDS encoding LrgB family protein, producing MKELMVSPYFGVALSIVAFWIGVKLNHKLKTPVCNPLIVAIVLIVGVLLVFDIPYDTYNVGGELINMFLAPATACLAVAIYTKLDILKQYWLPILVGCTAGSAASMGSVYGMCRLFGLDESMTVSLLPKSVTTPIAVSISEPGGGVVPITVVAVIFTGILGSIIAPFLIRLFHVSDPVAAGLAIGSCSHAVGTSKAIEIGEVEGAMSGLAIGICGIITVLFSMLII from the coding sequence ATGAAAGAATTAATGGTATCTCCATATTTCGGTGTGGCACTGAGTATTGTGGCATTCTGGATCGGAGTAAAACTAAATCATAAGTTGAAGACTCCGGTCTGCAATCCGCTGATCGTTGCAATCGTACTGATCGTCGGTGTATTACTTGTGTTTGATATTCCATATGATACTTATAATGTTGGAGGAGAATTGATCAATATGTTCCTCGCTCCTGCAACGGCATGCCTTGCAGTTGCAATTTATACAAAGCTGGATATCCTGAAGCAGTACTGGCTCCCGATCCTGGTGGGATGTACGGCGGGATCGGCGGCATCCATGGGAAGTGTATACGGGATGTGCAGACTGTTCGGACTGGATGAGAGCATGACAGTATCCCTGCTCCCCAAATCAGTGACGACACCGATCGCAGTGAGTATTTCAGAGCCGGGCGGTGGAGTTGTACCAATCACGGTCGTTGCAGTTATTTTTACAGGAATCCTGGGAAGTATTATTGCTCCGTTCCTGATTCGGCTCTTCCATGTATCAGATCCTGTGGCAGCAGGACTTGCGATCGGATCATGCAGTCATGCGGTGGGAACGTCCAAGGCGATCGAGATCGGGGAAGTAGAAGGTGCGATGAGCGGACTGGCAATCGGGATCTGTGGAATCATTACTGTGCTTTTTTCCATGCTGATTATTTAA
- the aroF gene encoding 3-deoxy-7-phosphoheptulonate synthase — MIIVLKPNTTEKNITRVENLVTNRGLDTHLVRGTEMTIIGCIGDTTLIDPRLFEVDESVDKVMHVQEPYKLANRAFHPEDSIIDVSGVQIGGDHLGLIAGPCSVESFEQVLEIAQKAKASGANLLRGGAFKPRTSPYSFQGLGLEGLDILCAVKEEVGLPIVTELMSPKYLDVFNEKVDLIQIGARNMQNFDLLKELGQLDRPILLKRGLNATYEEWIMSAEYIMASGNENVILCERGIRTFETYTRNTLDLQCIPVLRKKTHLPIIVDPSHAGGKWWLVEPMAKAAIAAGADGLMIEVHNNPEAALCDGAQSLKPEKYDALLKQVSQIATVIGKSL, encoded by the coding sequence ATGATTATTGTATTAAAGCCAAATACTACAGAAAAAAATATAACCCGCGTTGAAAATCTTGTTACGAACAGAGGTCTTGACACGCATCTTGTCCGCGGAACAGAAATGACGATCATCGGTTGTATCGGTGATACAACTCTGATCGACCCGAGACTTTTCGAGGTTGACGAATCCGTTGATAAAGTCATGCATGTCCAGGAACCTTACAAGCTTGCCAACAGAGCTTTTCATCCGGAAGATTCGATCATTGATGTTTCCGGTGTTCAGATCGGTGGTGACCACCTGGGACTGATCGCAGGTCCGTGTTCCGTTGAATCTTTTGAGCAAGTTCTTGAAATTGCACAGAAAGCCAAAGCATCCGGAGCCAATCTTCTGCGCGGCGGTGCATTCAAGCCCCGTACAAGCCCTTATTCTTTCCAGGGACTTGGTCTTGAGGGACTGGATATTCTCTGTGCAGTAAAAGAAGAAGTCGGTCTTCCGATCGTAACAGAGCTGATGTCTCCAAAATATCTGGATGTCTTCAATGAGAAAGTCGATCTGATCCAGATCGGAGCAAGAAATATGCAGAACTTCGATCTGTTAAAAGAATTAGGTCAGCTTGACCGCCCGATCCTTTTAAAGAGAGGTCTGAATGCGACCTATGAAGAATGGATCATGTCTGCTGAGTACATCATGGCATCCGGTAATGAAAATGTCATTCTGTGCGAGCGTGGAATCCGTACTTTCGAGACCTATACAAGAAATACATTAGATCTCCAGTGTATTCCTGTACTTCGTAAAAAGACTCATCTGCCGATCATTGTCGATCCAAGCCATGCCGGCGGAAAATGGTGGCTGGTAGAGCCAATGGCAAAAGCAGCGATCGCTGCCGGTGCTGACGGACTCATGATTGAGGTTCACAATAACCCGGAGGCTGCACTTTGCGATGGTGCTCAGTCACTGAAACCGGAAAAATACGATGCCCTTCTGAAGCAGGTCAGCCAGATCGCTACTGTAATCGGAAAATCACTGTAA
- a CDS encoding phosphatidate cytidylyltransferase, protein MFKTRLLSGILLVIIALITVITGGSLLFGVLLLISLIGMTELYKVFGIEKKAPGVLGYIFAVGYYALLYFKPQLPGESLNWFMMLFMGYLICQMAVLVFAYPKYNTQQILAGFFGVFYVAVMLSYIYQTRILPGGIFTVWLVFVCSWGCDTCAYCVGMLIGKHKMAPILSPKKSVEGGIGGIVGAALIGILYALAVNYWGNAGEDVLRYAIIGAAGGAISQIGDLAASAIKRYHNIKDYGKLIPGHGGILDRFDSVIFTAPIIYYLALFL, encoded by the coding sequence ATGTTTAAGACGAGGTTATTGAGTGGAATACTATTGGTGATCATTGCACTGATCACGGTGATTACGGGCGGAAGCCTTCTGTTCGGGGTTCTGCTTCTGATCAGCCTGATCGGAATGACAGAGCTTTATAAAGTATTTGGAATTGAGAAGAAAGCTCCGGGAGTCCTGGGATATATATTTGCAGTCGGTTATTATGCCTTACTGTATTTTAAGCCACAGCTTCCGGGAGAATCACTGAACTGGTTTATGATGCTTTTTATGGGATACCTGATCTGTCAGATGGCAGTGCTTGTATTTGCATATCCTAAGTATAATACACAGCAGATCCTGGCCGGCTTTTTCGGGGTCTTTTATGTGGCAGTGATGCTTTCCTATATTTATCAGACGAGAATCCTTCCGGGAGGTATTTTTACAGTATGGCTTGTCTTTGTATGCTCATGGGGATGCGATACGTGTGCTTACTGTGTGGGAATGCTGATCGGAAAGCATAAGATGGCCCCTATTTTAAGTCCGAAAAAGTCGGTAGAAGGTGGAATTGGAGGTATCGTCGGAGCAGCACTGATCGGGATTCTCTATGCACTTGCAGTGAATTACTGGGGAAATGCAGGAGAAGATGTACTCAGATATGCGATCATCGGAGCAGCAGGCGGAGCGATTTCCCAGATTGGAGACCTGGCAGCATCAGCGATCAAGCGATACCATAATATCAAAGATTACGGAAAGCTGATCCCGGGACATGGTGGAATCCTTGACCGGTTTGACAGTGTGATCTTTACAGCACCGATCATCTATTATCTCGCATTATTCCTGTAG
- a CDS encoding D-isomer specific 2-hydroxyacid dehydrogenase family protein: MKIFVYSYREFDEAEFFQKFSKEYGVELGICKDAPTLENAHLAEGYEYLSIITTKIDAQLVERFHELGVKMISTRTIGFDHIDLQAAKKFGMSVSNVSYSPECVADYTLMLMLMAIRKMKRIMQRAEINDFSLPGIQGGELHNFTVGVLGTGRIGRAVIRDLSGFGCRIYAYDAYENEEVKKYAQYADLDTIYKECDLLTLHMPLEAENAHLLDAAAFAKMKDGVVIINTARGGLIDTKALINALENEKVGAVGLDVIEDEFGMYYYDRKSDILSKKDLYILRGFPNVIVTPHMAFYTDQAVSDMVKNSLLSCILHSEGKEDPWKVL, translated from the coding sequence ATGAAAATTTTTGTTTACAGTTACAGAGAATTTGATGAGGCAGAGTTTTTTCAGAAATTTTCAAAAGAATATGGAGTGGAGCTTGGAATCTGTAAGGATGCACCGACGCTGGAAAATGCACATTTGGCAGAAGGTTATGAATATCTGAGTATTATCACAACAAAGATCGATGCACAACTGGTGGAAAGATTTCATGAACTGGGAGTAAAAATGATCTCCACAAGAACGATTGGATTTGATCATATTGATCTGCAGGCAGCAAAAAAATTCGGAATGAGTGTCAGCAATGTATCCTACTCACCGGAATGTGTGGCAGACTATACGCTGATGCTGATGCTGATGGCAATCCGCAAAATGAAGAGGATCATGCAGAGAGCGGAGATCAATGATTTTTCACTGCCTGGAATCCAGGGGGGAGAGCTGCACAATTTTACCGTGGGAGTACTTGGAACGGGAAGGATCGGACGGGCGGTCATCCGTGATCTGTCAGGGTTCGGGTGTAGAATTTACGCTTATGATGCCTATGAAAATGAAGAAGTGAAAAAGTATGCACAGTATGCAGATCTTGATACGATTTACAAAGAATGTGACCTGCTCACCCTGCATATGCCGTTAGAAGCAGAAAATGCACATCTGCTGGATGCAGCGGCTTTTGCAAAAATGAAAGATGGAGTTGTGATCATCAATACTGCAAGAGGCGGCCTGATCGATACGAAAGCTCTGATCAATGCTTTGGAAAATGAGAAAGTCGGAGCAGTCGGACTGGATGTGATTGAGGACGAATTTGGTATGTATTATTATGACAGAAAATCGGACATTTTAAGTAAAAAGGATCTGTATATCCTGCGGGGATTTCCGAATGTTATTGTAACTCCGCATATGGCCTTTTATACAGACCAGGCAGTCAGCGATATGGTAAAAAATTCACTGTTAAGCTGTATTTTACATTCCGAGGGAAAAGAAGATCCATGGAAAGTATTGTAA